In the genome of Dickeya fangzhongdai, one region contains:
- a CDS encoding amino acid ABC transporter substrate-binding protein: MKKSRLALLTGALLVTSALAQAQDDLSAIKAAGVIKFGTEGTYAPYTYHDASGKLVGFDVDVGRAVAEKLGVKAEFVEGRWDGLIAGVDAKRYDAVINQVGVTKERQAKYDFSKPYIDAKSVLIVRGDNTSIKSFNDLKGHKSAQSLTSNYSKLATSYGAEIVPTDGFNQSLELVLSGRAEATLNDNLSFLDFKKHKPDANVKVVATAESGDPSAILVRKNQPQLVDALNNALDQIKADGTYKTISVRYFGQDVSK; encoded by the coding sequence ATGAAAAAATCTCGCTTAGCATTACTTACCGGCGCTTTACTGGTTACCAGCGCGCTGGCACAGGCTCAGGACGATCTCAGCGCCATCAAGGCCGCGGGTGTGATTAAATTCGGTACCGAAGGCACGTACGCGCCTTACACCTACCATGATGCCTCCGGCAAACTGGTAGGTTTCGATGTGGATGTCGGCCGTGCCGTGGCGGAAAAACTGGGCGTAAAAGCGGAGTTCGTCGAAGGCCGCTGGGACGGGCTGATTGCCGGCGTGGACGCCAAACGCTACGACGCCGTTATTAACCAGGTGGGCGTAACCAAAGAGCGTCAGGCGAAATACGATTTCTCCAAGCCGTATATCGACGCCAAATCGGTGCTGATCGTACGTGGCGATAACACCAGCATCAAATCGTTCAACGATCTGAAAGGCCACAAATCCGCCCAGAGCCTGACCAGCAACTACTCCAAGCTGGCGACCAGCTACGGTGCGGAAATCGTGCCGACCGACGGCTTCAACCAGTCGCTGGAACTGGTGCTGAGCGGTCGCGCCGAAGCCACCCTGAACGATAACCTGTCGTTCCTGGACTTCAAAAAACACAAGCCGGACGCCAATGTGAAAGTGGTTGCCACCGCTGAAAGCGGCGACCCGTCCGCCATTCTGGTACGTAAAAACCAGCCGCAACTGGTGGATGCGCTGAACAACGCGCTGGATCAAATCAAAGCGGACGGCACCTATAAGACGATTTCTGTGCGATACTTTGGACAAGACGTTTCCAAATAA
- a CDS encoding amino acid ABC transporter permease, whose translation MPSWLQLMADSFWSLLSAGLTFTVPLAILSFILGLMIGVLVALLRLYGPKSLKRICDFYVWVIRGTPLLVQLFLIFYGLPNAGITLDAFPAALIGFSLNVGAYSSEIVRGAILSVPRGQWNAAYSLGMSGAQAIRWVIVPQSVFVSLPPLANTFISLVKDTSLAAVITVPEMFLAAQRIVSVTYEPLILYVEAALIYLLFSTVLSKLQTWLEKYYQRHIVH comes from the coding sequence ATGCCATCATGGCTACAACTCATGGCAGACTCCTTCTGGAGTCTGCTTTCCGCTGGGCTGACATTTACCGTTCCTCTCGCGATTCTTTCCTTTATCCTCGGTTTGATGATCGGTGTGCTGGTCGCCTTGCTGCGCCTGTACGGCCCGAAATCGCTCAAGCGAATTTGCGACTTTTATGTGTGGGTGATTCGCGGTACGCCGCTGCTGGTCCAGCTGTTCCTGATTTTTTATGGCTTGCCCAACGCCGGCATCACGCTGGATGCATTCCCGGCGGCCCTGATCGGCTTCAGCCTTAACGTCGGCGCTTACAGCTCGGAAATCGTGCGCGGCGCCATTCTGTCCGTACCGCGGGGGCAGTGGAACGCCGCCTATTCGCTCGGCATGAGCGGCGCACAGGCCATCCGCTGGGTGATCGTGCCGCAGTCGGTATTCGTATCGCTGCCGCCGCTGGCGAATACCTTTATTTCGCTGGTCAAGGACACGTCGCTGGCCGCCGTAATCACGGTGCCGGAAATGTTTCTGGCGGCGCAGCGTATCGTGTCGGTGACCTACGAGCCGCTGATTCTCTATGTCGAAGCCGCATTAATCTACCTGCTGTTCAGCACCGTGCTGAGCAAACTGCAGACCTGGCTGGAAAAATACTACCAGCGCCACATCGTGCATTGA
- a CDS encoding SDR family oxidoreductase, with protein sequence MMSQRIWLITGVSTGFGRELTQQLLAKGDRVVGTVRHPASAQPLIDQWPQTFRPEILDVTDTAAITGVVERTFKQFGRIDVAISNAGYGLFGAAEELSDRQIEQMIATNLLGSIQFIRSVIPIMRQQGGGRIIQISSYGGQVAFPGNSLYHATKWGIEGFVESVAQEVAPFGIGMTLVEPGGARTEFRYGSAQVATLTPVYDATPAHAFLRMLDPANGLAPGDPVRMAARIIESVDQQPAPLRMVLGSQALQGTIDVLRKRLQDFEQQVDLAVSTDFPPGA encoded by the coding sequence ATGATGTCACAGCGAATCTGGCTGATTACCGGGGTCAGCACCGGCTTTGGTCGTGAACTGACGCAGCAACTGTTGGCAAAGGGCGACCGCGTGGTGGGCACGGTAAGACATCCGGCCAGCGCGCAGCCCCTTATAGATCAATGGCCGCAGACGTTCCGCCCGGAAATACTGGATGTCACGGATACCGCAGCGATAACCGGTGTGGTCGAGCGGACATTCAAACAGTTCGGCCGTATCGACGTGGCGATCAGCAACGCCGGTTATGGGCTGTTTGGCGCGGCGGAGGAACTTTCCGATCGTCAGATCGAGCAGATGATCGCCACCAATCTGCTGGGGTCCATTCAATTTATCCGCAGCGTGATTCCCATCATGCGCCAGCAGGGCGGAGGGCGCATTATCCAGATCTCGTCCTATGGCGGGCAGGTGGCCTTCCCCGGCAATTCTCTCTATCACGCCACCAAATGGGGGATTGAAGGCTTTGTCGAGTCGGTCGCGCAGGAAGTCGCGCCCTTTGGCATTGGCATGACGCTGGTTGAACCCGGCGGCGCCCGCACCGAATTCCGCTACGGCAGCGCGCAGGTCGCCACATTGACGCCGGTTTATGACGCGACGCCCGCCCATGCTTTTTTGCGTATGCTTGATCCTGCGAATGGGCTGGCGCCGGGCGATCCGGTCAGAATGGCGGCGCGCATTATCGAAAGCGTTGATCAACAACCGGCGCCGTTGCGCATGGTGCTGGGTTCTCAGGCGTTGCAAGGCACGATCGACGTACTGCGCAAACGGCTGCAGGATTTTGAACAGCAGGTCGATTTGGCCGTGTCCACCGACTTCCCGCCGGGAGCGTAA
- the fis gene encoding DNA-binding transcriptional regulator Fis, with product MFEQRVNSDVLTVSTVNSQAQVTQKPLRDSVKQALKNYFAQLNGQDVNDLYELVLAEVEQPLLDMVMQYTRGNQTRAALMMGINRGTLRKKLKKYGMN from the coding sequence ATGTTCGAACAACGCGTGAATTCTGACGTACTGACCGTTTCCACTGTAAACTCTCAGGCTCAGGTAACCCAAAAACCCCTGCGCGACTCGGTTAAACAGGCACTGAAGAACTATTTCGCTCAACTGAATGGTCAGGACGTGAATGACCTGTATGAGCTGGTACTGGCTGAAGTAGAACAGCCGCTGTTGGACATGGTGATGCAGTACACCCGCGGCAACCAGACCCGCGCTGCTCTGATGATGGGTATCAACCGCGGCACGCTGCGTAAGAAACTGAAAAAATACGGCATGAACTGA
- a CDS encoding endonuclease/exonuclease/phosphatase family protein encodes MKLRLASYNVENLFHRTAILNLPDPQQSSELLEKVRQLQTLLDADKYDDALKDRIFTLTSNLQPYIDLRVDGGSLGSWKSEAGKTGFRINKSCQGRGDWLGELIFRAEAFGDQQRKNTGLVIKALNADILCAAEVENMAVLRDFNRQILADQAFAQYVLIDSPNDPRGIDVACLTRHRIIQLRTHIFDAGESFIPLFSRDCLEVTIDVGLSRPVHVLCNHFKSQNGRNDDERERAAKRRRAQAERVADIVRGYNLQQEYVVVMGDLNEDVANPWHSLAPLFSVPDLHPAIDPSLPETARYTYYFSGGKAGERLNQLDYIFISTPLHQAKVTCGIERRGIYNIDKITAKEGAEPVKPFPTVTSWDTAASDHAAVWVELDIS; translated from the coding sequence ATGAAGCTCAGACTTGCCAGCTATAACGTTGAAAACCTGTTTCACCGCACCGCTATTCTCAACCTGCCCGACCCGCAGCAAAGCAGTGAGTTACTGGAGAAAGTACGCCAGTTGCAAACGCTGCTGGATGCCGATAAGTATGACGATGCCCTGAAAGACCGAATCTTTACCCTGACCAGCAATCTCCAACCCTACATTGACCTTCGCGTCGACGGCGGCTCGCTCGGCAGTTGGAAAAGCGAGGCGGGCAAGACCGGATTCCGGATTAACAAGAGTTGCCAGGGGCGAGGCGACTGGCTGGGCGAGCTGATTTTTCGCGCCGAAGCGTTCGGCGATCAACAGCGAAAAAATACCGGGCTGGTCATCAAGGCGCTGAATGCCGATATCCTGTGTGCGGCGGAAGTGGAAAACATGGCGGTGTTGCGTGATTTCAACCGGCAAATTCTGGCGGATCAGGCGTTCGCTCAGTATGTCTTGATCGACAGCCCGAACGATCCGCGCGGCATCGATGTCGCCTGCCTGACGCGTCATCGTATTATCCAGTTGCGTACCCATATTTTTGACGCCGGCGAGTCGTTTATCCCGCTGTTCAGCCGCGATTGTCTGGAGGTGACGATAGATGTCGGCCTGTCGAGGCCGGTGCATGTGCTGTGTAATCACTTCAAAAGCCAGAACGGCCGTAACGATGACGAACGCGAACGCGCGGCCAAACGGCGGCGCGCGCAGGCGGAGCGGGTTGCCGACATTGTCCGGGGGTACAATCTGCAGCAGGAGTATGTGGTGGTGATGGGCGACCTGAACGAGGATGTCGCCAATCCCTGGCATAGCCTGGCGCCGCTGTTTTCCGTGCCGGATTTGCACCCGGCGATCGATCCTTCCCTGCCGGAAACGGCGCGTTATACCTATTACTTTTCTGGCGGTAAGGCCGGGGAACGGCTGAACCAACTGGACTATATTTTCATTTCCACGCCGTTGCATCAGGCGAAGGTCACCTGCGGCATTGAACGGCGCGGTATCTATAACATTGACAAGATCACCGCCAAAGAAGGCGCGGAACCGGTGAAGCCGTTCCCGACCGTCACCTCCTGGGATACCGCGGCGTCGGATCATGCTGCCGTGTGGGTCGAGCTGGATATCTCCTGA
- the dusB gene encoding tRNA dihydrouridine synthase DusB produces the protein MRIGQFQLPNRLIAAPMAGVSDRPFRALCHAMGAGMTVSEMLSSNPEVWLSDKSRLRMVHSDEPGIRAVQIAGGDPDEMATAARINAENGAQVIDINMGCPAKKVNRKMAGSALLQYPELVKQILTAVVKAVDVPVTLKIRTGWAPEHRNCAEIAKLAEDCGIQALTVHGRTRACLFNGEAEYDSIRTVKQSVSIPIIANGDITDPRKARAVLDYTGADALMIGRAAQGRPWIFREIQHYLDTGELLPPLPLAEVKRLLIGHIRELHDFYGPGKGFRIARKHVSWYLQEHAPNDQFRRTFNAIEDASEQLEALKAYFENLA, from the coding sequence ATGCGCATTGGACAATTTCAGCTTCCCAATCGTTTGATTGCCGCCCCGATGGCGGGCGTAAGCGATCGCCCGTTCCGGGCACTCTGTCACGCGATGGGCGCTGGAATGACGGTCTCCGAAATGCTTTCTTCCAATCCGGAAGTGTGGCTTTCGGACAAGTCGCGACTGCGCATGGTACACAGCGATGAGCCCGGTATCCGGGCGGTGCAGATCGCCGGCGGCGATCCGGACGAGATGGCGACGGCCGCCAGAATCAATGCGGAGAACGGCGCGCAGGTAATCGACATCAACATGGGATGCCCGGCCAAGAAGGTCAACCGCAAGATGGCCGGATCGGCGTTGTTGCAGTATCCGGAACTGGTCAAACAGATCCTGACTGCGGTAGTGAAAGCGGTAGACGTACCGGTAACACTGAAAATCCGCACCGGCTGGGCGCCAGAGCACCGTAACTGTGCAGAGATTGCCAAATTGGCTGAAGACTGTGGTATTCAGGCGCTAACCGTTCATGGACGCACGCGCGCGTGTCTGTTCAATGGCGAAGCGGAATACGACAGTATTCGGACAGTTAAGCAGAGCGTCTCCATTCCCATCATTGCGAATGGCGACATTACTGACCCGCGCAAAGCCAGAGCGGTTCTTGATTACACCGGGGCAGACGCCCTGATGATAGGACGAGCCGCTCAGGGAAGACCCTGGATCTTTCGGGAAATCCAGCATTATCTGGACACAGGGGAGCTGCTGCCCCCGCTGCCACTGGCAGAGGTCAAGCGCTTGTTGATCGGGCATATACGGGAATTGCACGACTTTTATGGTCCAGGCAAGGGATTTCGTATAGCGCGTAAGCACGTGTCCTGGTATCTCCAGGAGCACGCCCCAAACGACCAGTTTAGGCGCACATTCAACGCCATAGAGGACGCCAGCGAACAGCTGGAGGCGTTGAAGGCATATTTTGAAAATCTTGCGTAA
- a CDS encoding (R)-mandelonitrile lyase: protein MKIIRNGSQPSRQGPEAWFTGQVRIDAPFQATEPARVGGATVTFEPGARTAWHSHPLGQTLIVTHGQGWVQEWGQAVQAINPGDIVWIPEGVKHWHGAAAETAMTHIAIAESLDGSVVEWMEHVSDEQYPK from the coding sequence ATGAAGATTATTCGTAATGGCTCACAGCCTTCCCGGCAAGGCCCGGAAGCATGGTTTACCGGTCAGGTGCGCATTGACGCGCCGTTTCAGGCGACTGAACCCGCCCGCGTGGGCGGTGCGACCGTGACGTTTGAGCCCGGCGCACGCACCGCCTGGCACTCCCATCCGCTGGGGCAAACGTTGATTGTCACTCACGGGCAGGGCTGGGTTCAGGAATGGGGACAGGCGGTTCAGGCAATCAATCCGGGAGATATCGTATGGATCCCCGAAGGGGTCAAGCACTGGCACGGCGCGGCGGCGGAAACGGCGATGACGCACATTGCGATTGCCGAGTCGCTTGACGGCAGCGTGGTGGAATGGATGGAGCACGTCAGTGATGAGCAATACCCGAAATAA
- a CDS encoding CTP synthase C-terminal region-related (seleno)protein, protein MKQTVRIALIGDYNPAVTAHQAIPPALDLAARQLNLNLQYQWIDSEQLSPAAQLDAFDAVWCVPASPYRHDDNILQAIRFARETQLPFLGTCGGCQYALLEYARHVLGWHDANNAEVTQEGRAVIAPLQCEMVEKQGDIRLSPDSRIGRAYGRDAITEGYRCRYGINEAFRDAFTAAGVRVSGVDDNGDIRAVELTDHPFFVGTLFQPERAALKQIAPPLAVALLEAASTY, encoded by the coding sequence ATGAAACAGACTGTCAGAATCGCGCTGATAGGTGACTACAACCCTGCCGTCACCGCCCATCAGGCCATCCCGCCCGCTCTCGACCTCGCCGCCCGCCAGCTTAATCTCAACCTTCAGTACCAATGGATAGACAGCGAACAGTTGTCGCCCGCGGCTCAGCTCGACGCCTTCGACGCCGTCTGGTGCGTACCCGCCAGCCCGTACCGCCACGACGACAATATCCTGCAGGCCATTCGGTTTGCCCGCGAAACACAGCTCCCTTTTCTGGGCACCTGCGGAGGCTGCCAGTACGCCCTGCTGGAATACGCCCGTCATGTGTTGGGCTGGCATGACGCCAACAATGCGGAAGTCACTCAGGAAGGCCGGGCGGTGATTGCTCCATTACAATGCGAGATGGTGGAAAAACAGGGCGATATTCGTCTGTCGCCCGACTCACGCATCGGCCGCGCTTACGGCCGCGACGCGATCACCGAAGGCTATCGCTGCCGCTACGGCATCAACGAAGCGTTTCGGGATGCGTTCACCGCCGCCGGCGTCCGGGTGTCTGGCGTGGATGACAACGGCGATATTCGCGCGGTCGAACTCACCGATCACCCGTTCTTTGTCGGCACCCTGTTTCAGCCGGAACGCGCTGCACTAAAACAGATAGCGCCGCCGCTGGCAGTTGCCCTCCTTGAGGCAGCCTCAACGTATTAA
- a CDS encoding LysR family transcriptional regulator: MIKENFSDLISFRMVAQEKSFTRAAAKLGISQSALSHAMRSLEERLGIRLLTRTTRSVSLTEAGERLLGNISPSLSELEYALEDLGEMRDKPAGNIRLTAGEHAVNFVLWPVLKPFLSQYPDIHLEITVDNALTDIVNERFDAGVRLGEQVAKDMVAVRIGPDMRMAVVGSPAYFARHTVPETPQSLQQHSCINMRLPTLGGLFAWEFSRDGREIRVRVDGQLTFNNLQHRIDAALSGLGLAYVPEDTIRQAVAEGRLIQVLESWCEPFPGYYLYYPSRKQHTAAFSLFIDALRYRG; this comes from the coding sequence TTGATTAAAGAAAACTTCAGCGATCTCATTTCGTTTCGCATGGTCGCGCAGGAAAAGAGCTTCACCCGCGCCGCAGCGAAGCTGGGCATATCCCAGTCGGCGCTAAGCCATGCCATGCGCAGCCTGGAAGAACGGTTAGGCATCCGCCTGCTGACGCGTACCACGCGCAGCGTGTCATTGACCGAAGCCGGCGAGCGCCTGCTCGGGAATATTTCGCCATCGCTCAGTGAACTCGAATACGCGCTGGAAGATCTGGGAGAAATGCGCGACAAACCGGCGGGCAATATCCGTTTGACGGCCGGCGAACATGCGGTGAATTTTGTCCTCTGGCCGGTATTGAAACCGTTCCTCAGCCAGTACCCGGATATCCATCTGGAAATTACCGTCGACAACGCGCTGACGGACATCGTTAACGAGCGTTTTGACGCCGGAGTCCGGCTGGGCGAGCAGGTCGCCAAAGACATGGTGGCTGTTCGCATCGGCCCGGATATGCGCATGGCGGTAGTCGGTTCGCCGGCGTATTTCGCCCGTCACACCGTGCCCGAAACCCCACAGTCGCTACAGCAACACAGTTGCATCAACATGCGTCTTCCAACATTAGGGGGATTGTTCGCCTGGGAGTTTTCCAGAGACGGGCGCGAAATCCGCGTCCGGGTCGACGGCCAGCTGACATTCAACAACCTGCAGCACCGTATCGACGCCGCGCTGTCCGGTTTGGGGCTGGCTTACGTTCCGGAAGACACCATTCGGCAAGCGGTCGCAGAAGGGCGTCTTATTCAGGTACTGGAGTCATGGTGCGAACCGTTTCCCGGCTATTACCTGTACTATCCCAGCCGTAAGCAGCACACAGCCGCCTTTTCACTGTTTATCGACGCGCTGCGCTATCGCGGCTGA
- a CDS encoding NAD(P)-dependent alcohol dehydrogenase: MTMKVLGYAAQSSTAPLAPFHFTRRTPRPDDVVVEVLYCGVCHSDLHQARNDWGFSHYPLVPGHEIIGRVTAVGAGVTKFKPDDLVGIGCMVDSCRECQPCKQGLEQYCDEGNVQTYNGVDRHDHQPTYGGYSQQIVASQDFVLRIPASMDLKSAAPLLCAGITTWSPLRHWNVGKGSKVAVVGLGGLGHMAIKLAHALGAEVTLFTRSPGKEADARRLGADRVVLSTSASQMETVKGQFELIIDTVPYEHDINPYMPTLTVDGTLVFVGLLGDINPMLSTVSMILGRRSVAGSCIGGIAETQEMLDFCGEHGITSDVEMIDIQNINAAYERMLKSDVKYRFVIDMASLA; encoded by the coding sequence ATGACCATGAAAGTACTGGGTTATGCTGCGCAGTCGTCAACCGCGCCGTTAGCGCCGTTTCACTTCACCCGCCGTACGCCGCGCCCTGATGATGTGGTGGTGGAGGTGCTCTATTGCGGCGTTTGCCACTCCGATCTGCATCAGGCGCGCAATGACTGGGGCTTTAGCCACTACCCGCTGGTTCCCGGCCATGAAATCATCGGGCGTGTGACCGCCGTTGGCGCCGGCGTCACCAAATTCAAACCTGACGATCTGGTGGGCATCGGCTGCATGGTGGATTCGTGTCGTGAATGCCAGCCCTGTAAGCAGGGCCTGGAACAATACTGCGATGAAGGAAACGTGCAGACCTATAACGGGGTCGACCGTCATGATCACCAGCCGACCTATGGCGGCTATTCTCAGCAAATCGTCGCCTCGCAGGATTTTGTGCTGCGGATTCCCGCATCGATGGACCTGAAATCGGCGGCGCCGCTGCTGTGCGCCGGGATTACCACCTGGTCGCCGCTGCGTCACTGGAACGTAGGTAAAGGCAGCAAAGTGGCGGTGGTTGGATTGGGCGGTCTGGGTCATATGGCGATCAAACTGGCTCACGCTCTCGGCGCGGAAGTGACGCTATTCACTCGTTCTCCCGGCAAAGAGGCCGACGCCCGGCGTTTAGGCGCCGATCGTGTTGTGCTTTCTACTTCGGCATCGCAGATGGAAACCGTCAAAGGGCAGTTTGAGCTGATTATCGATACCGTACCCTACGAACATGATATCAACCCTTACATGCCGACGTTGACGGTAGACGGCACCCTGGTGTTTGTGGGCCTGCTGGGCGATATCAACCCGATGCTCAGTACCGTTTCGATGATTCTGGGGCGGCGCTCGGTGGCGGGTTCCTGCATTGGCGGGATTGCCGAGACGCAGGAAATGCTCGACTTCTGCGGCGAGCATGGCATCACGTCCGACGTGGAAATGATCGATATTCAGAACATCAACGCGGCCTATGAACGTATGTTGAAAAGCGACGTGAAATACCGGTTTGTCATCGATATGGCATCGCTGGCATAA
- a CDS encoding amino acid ABC transporter substrate-binding protein: protein MKKVIMSTLVASASLFAFINQAHAGATLDAIQKKGFVQCGISDGLPGFSYADANGKYSGIDVDVCRGVAAAIFGDANKVKFTPLTAKERFTALQSGEVDLLSRNTTWTSSRDGGMGLLFTGVTYYDGIGFLTHNKAGLKSAKELDGATVCIQAGTDTELNVADYFKTHNMKYTPVTFDRSDESAKALDSGRCDTLASDQSQLYALRIKLGKPADFVVLPEVISKEPLGPVVRRGDEDWYAIVRWTLFAMLNAEEMGITSQNVDQMAAKPTTPDMSHLLGKEGNYGKDLKLPADWAYKIVKQVGNYGEVFERNVGQGSELKIKRGLNELWNKGGIQYAPAVR, encoded by the coding sequence ATGAAGAAAGTGATTATGTCCACGCTGGTCGCCAGCGCTTCACTGTTTGCCTTCATCAACCAGGCACACGCAGGCGCAACTCTGGATGCGATTCAAAAGAAAGGGTTCGTGCAGTGCGGTATCAGTGATGGACTTCCTGGTTTCTCGTATGCCGATGCCAACGGCAAATACTCCGGTATCGACGTTGACGTCTGCCGCGGTGTCGCTGCGGCCATTTTTGGCGATGCCAATAAAGTCAAATTCACCCCGCTGACCGCCAAAGAGCGCTTCACCGCCCTGCAGTCCGGCGAAGTGGATTTGCTGTCCCGCAATACCACCTGGACTTCCTCCCGTGACGGCGGCATGGGCCTGCTGTTCACCGGCGTAACCTACTACGACGGTATCGGCTTCCTGACCCATAACAAAGCCGGACTGAAAAGCGCTAAAGAGCTGGACGGCGCAACCGTTTGTATCCAGGCCGGCACCGACACCGAGCTGAACGTGGCCGACTACTTCAAAACCCACAACATGAAATACACCCCGGTGACCTTCGACCGCTCTGACGAAAGCGCCAAAGCGCTGGATTCCGGCCGCTGCGATACGCTGGCTTCCGACCAGTCTCAGCTGTACGCCCTGCGCATCAAACTGGGCAAACCGGCCGACTTCGTAGTACTGCCGGAAGTGATCTCCAAAGAACCGCTGGGACCGGTAGTACGCCGCGGTGACGAAGACTGGTACGCGATTGTCCGCTGGACGCTGTTCGCCATGCTGAATGCCGAAGAGATGGGCATTACCTCTCAGAACGTCGACCAGATGGCCGCCAAACCGACCACCCCGGACATGTCGCACCTGCTGGGCAAAGAAGGCAACTACGGCAAAGACCTGAAACTGCCGGCCGACTGGGCCTACAAAATCGTCAAACAAGTGGGCAACTACGGCGAAGTGTTTGAGCGCAACGTGGGTCAGGGCAGTGAGCTGAAAATCAAACGTGGCCTGAACGAACTGTGGAACAAAGGCGGCATCCAGTACGCCCCTGCCGTTCGCTGA
- a CDS encoding SDR family oxidoreductase: MTENQGNKVVVIAGASSGLGEALARHLAAQGARLVLGARRLDRLQALARSLGLPEAAVVGTDVTRPEQVQALVDRAVALYGRIDVMVNNAGLMPHSLLERRRIEDWDAMIDVNLKGVLYGIAAALPYMKQQQSGHIINTSSVAGHKVRPGSAVYAATKTAVRVISEGLRQEVKPYNIRTTVISPGAVESELVQSITDPDMAAGVKSFYDDYAISAESFARVVAFAIRQPEDVDINEILFRPTRQEL, encoded by the coding sequence TTGACTGAGAACCAAGGTAATAAGGTGGTGGTGATTGCCGGAGCCAGCAGCGGGCTTGGCGAAGCGCTGGCTCGCCATCTGGCCGCGCAGGGCGCCCGGTTGGTATTGGGCGCACGCCGGTTAGATCGGTTACAGGCGCTTGCCCGCTCGCTGGGGCTGCCGGAGGCTGCGGTAGTCGGCACCGATGTGACCCGTCCGGAGCAGGTTCAGGCGCTGGTCGACCGTGCCGTTGCACTGTACGGCCGCATCGACGTGATGGTCAACAACGCCGGGTTAATGCCGCATTCCCTGCTGGAACGGCGCCGGATTGAGGACTGGGACGCCATGATCGATGTCAATCTGAAAGGCGTGCTGTACGGCATCGCCGCCGCGCTTCCTTATATGAAGCAGCAACAGAGCGGGCACATCATTAATACTTCTTCGGTGGCCGGACACAAAGTCCGCCCCGGCAGCGCGGTTTATGCGGCCACCAAGACCGCGGTCCGGGTGATTTCGGAAGGGCTGCGTCAGGAGGTCAAACCCTACAATATTCGCACCACCGTTATCTCGCCCGGCGCGGTGGAAAGCGAACTGGTGCAAAGTATTACCGATCCTGACATGGCAGCGGGCGTCAAGTCGTTCTATGACGACTATGCTATTTCTGCAGAGTCGTTCGCCCGGGTCGTGGCCTTCGCCATCCGCCAGCCTGAAGACGTGGATATTAACGAAATTCTGTTCCGTCCGACCCGGCAGGAATTGTAA
- the prmA gene encoding 50S ribosomal protein L11 methyltransferase, with amino-acid sequence MPWIQLKINTSGAHAEQLGDALSESGAVSVTFQDTHDTPVFEPLPGETRLWGDTDVIGLYDAETDMAEVVAMLEQEPLLGAGFRHKIEQLEDKDWEREWMENFHPMQFGKRLWICPSWRDVPDPNAVNVMLDPGLAFGTGTHPTTSLCLQWLDGLDLDGKTIIDFGCGSGILAIAALKLGAAHAIGIDIDPQAIQASRDNAQRNGVSERLELYLPKDQPKDLSADVVVANILAGPLRELAPLIGVLPKSGGHLGLSGILASQAQSVAEAYEDRFQLDPVAEKEEWCRITGVRKPV; translated from the coding sequence ATGCCGTGGATTCAACTGAAAATCAATACGTCCGGCGCACACGCGGAACAACTGGGCGACGCGCTGTCTGAAAGCGGCGCCGTCTCGGTCACGTTTCAGGACACCCATGACACGCCGGTGTTCGAACCGCTGCCGGGTGAAACCCGTTTATGGGGCGATACCGACGTCATCGGTCTGTACGACGCCGAAACCGACATGGCCGAGGTCGTCGCCATGCTGGAGCAGGAACCGCTGCTTGGCGCCGGTTTTCGGCACAAAATCGAACAGTTGGAAGACAAGGACTGGGAGCGGGAATGGATGGAAAACTTCCACCCGATGCAGTTCGGCAAGCGGCTGTGGATTTGCCCGAGCTGGCGCGACGTGCCGGACCCGAACGCGGTCAACGTGATGCTGGACCCCGGCCTGGCGTTTGGCACCGGCACCCATCCCACCACCTCGCTATGTCTGCAATGGCTCGACGGGTTGGATCTGGACGGCAAGACCATCATCGATTTCGGCTGCGGTTCCGGCATTCTGGCGATTGCCGCGCTGAAACTCGGCGCCGCCCACGCCATCGGTATCGATATCGATCCGCAGGCGATTCAGGCCAGCCGCGACAACGCACAGCGTAACGGCGTGTCCGAGCGTCTGGAGCTGTATCTGCCGAAGGATCAGCCAAAAGACCTGTCCGCCGACGTGGTGGTCGCCAACATTCTGGCCGGCCCGCTGCGTGAACTGGCGCCGCTGATCGGCGTACTGCCCAAGAGCGGCGGCCACCTCGGCCTGTCCGGAATTCTGGCTTCGCAAGCGCAAAGCGTGGCGGAAGCCTATGAAGACCGATTCCAGCTCGACCCAGTGGCGGAAAAAGAAGAGTGGTGCCGCATTACCGGCGTTCGTAAACCGGTCTGA